ATGAAAGAAGCTTCATAATTCCAATCCATTGACACCCACTGTTCCTTTTGAATTTGACAATATCAACCCTATACTGTTTCTGCTTCTGTTCCCACTCCTACACTAGACTGCTGGAAACATGGAGTGGGAGAGGTGGGGATAGAGACCCTGAGAAGGATAACCATGTTTGGAATTGAAACCCCAGGAAGATAGAGCAACAGACAGAACGCAGACTCGCAAGAGTCGCTACTTAACATAGCACAATGATGGCCGGGCAGAGTGATTACGACAACAAGtgacacagagagaagctttcaTTGACGTTTGTTAAGATCTCTGAAAGCTCTGCCAGATGTCACCAACACTTGTATTCTTAAAGTCAAACAGACAATTTGTATTCCAGCTCTTCTAATGGTGTTTGAGGGGAGGAGGATCATATTTAGAGAATCTGAGAGAGATAAAGTAACAGAGGAGGTCATAGAACACGATTTACCTTCTCCTCCCTGGCCATTTCTTTCTGTAGTTTCACATAAATTGGCTCAGCGGTTGTTGGGAGTTAATATTCTGCTGCATTGCAGTGGAGTGCAGGAGTGAGTGCATTCgggtttcttttattatttaagcaTAAATTATGAGAATATTGTTATTGCTGTGCTTTCAAAGTTTAAAATGCTAAATGGCACTGCATGACAGTTTATTTACATAATGTTCTTGAGTGGCCATTGCTTTTGTTACTCCATTGATATCAAAATATTAAGGACAAATGGCAATCAACTGTTATTTTAGAACACTAATTAACTAATTCATTAATTGCCATTCATAAagaaatttgaattattttcagGAATCTGTGTAAAAAGACATTTCCAAGAATAATAATTATAGAATTGTTAAGTTACATGTTCCATTTTTATAAATACACCAGAgctcacatattttgtttattcagAGAAACTGTAAAATAAGGGCAATAAACAgttatgtactgtacatttgattaaataaataaatgctcacTTTTTCCAATCTGTTTATCACAAAATGACAAGTTGTTATGATCGAAACcaaactaaagtttaaaaaattCTCCAGATGGTTATATATTTGATTAAGAATTTAATTATTGACTTTTGGTccgtctaaatatatatatacagtcgtggccaaaagttttgagaattacataaatattggaaattggaaaagttgctgcttaagtttttataatagcaatttgcatatactccagaatgttatgaagagtgatcagatgaattgcatagtccttctttgccatgaaaattaacttaatcccaaaaaaacctttcaactccatttcattgctgtcattaaaggacctgctgagatcatttcagtaatcgtcttgttaactcaggtgagaatgttgacgagcacaaggctggagatcattatgtcaggctgattgggttagaatggcagacttgacatgtaaaaaggagggtgatgcttgaaatcattgttcttccattgttaaccagtgttgggaaggttactttggaaatgtaataggttacagattacaagttaccctgtttaaaatgtaaaagtagtgtaactttttcaattactttattcaagtaatgtaactaattacttttgagtactttttgattacttttctaaatttgtgaaaattaaagaataataaataaaagcatattcatcaacttaaatacagttatctaataagcatgtgacgtattctgtgtaataaactcctgaaacattggtgttttttttaaatggctttctctttgtatatgatgatagttttctcaaaataagtaaaatgcacatgaagtgacacagagcagttctagaaattaggtttatgtgctcgtgtactcctatattgagacggcagaggttgaaaacactgtgagcttcagtaggcctatgtgtagtaaatgaaaccatgtctttgccattaatttacaggaggggcggactgggaaaaaaattcagactgaaaATTTAAACTCAtagaaacaaattcatggacaaaactattttttgtatggacctgacataaaaaaaggtttaaatctttaatttggggacatgcaaaataattaaaagttctctcctgaactgcaccttcacttccatttttctcttcagtgtctttattttgccctgttatccatctttctcaggactttaatactcaagattgaacaaaactatactttacaatacaatactctacaatactacaatatctttatagaaaaatcctaatactgtacacgagtcatgtttttcccttacaaaaattaaccatgcttttattagcctatataaaagtaaaataaccttgtttttttttttttgcaaatggatttgtatttatttttaaataaatacatttgtaaaataattttacattttttggtaacaatagtaaccattttctctggatttatagttaaatattaaaacgttaattttcttaagggttgtgttgttgtctgtcgtagctccccctaaatctATAAAAAGAAAATCGGATttattttcagctaaattactactgtaacattacaacagataataatgatgtcctttatatagcattttgagtgatgactgatgagcaacgtgctgctgcttgattaaataaataaaaaaacaaagacaaaaaagcatctttacagatgaaactgacctgaaaccctgaacaggagttctgcttctctgctccagcagtccactctattctctctgtctctctttctctctttctctttctctctctctctctctctcgcattgattactctgagttgatccaaaccgtttggcggaggcgcggagagcgcgcgagtcatgaccaacaattcatgacttattagagatttaaatatcaaatggcggattcgcaaatgatggctttagtacattcggcgtgcaattatacaataacaatattaaaatagaggggcaaatcatctgccaggccaccgggaatggtcccggttctcccggtgtccagtccgcacctgatttccacagacacgcagaatgtgcaagtcatatattgcatctttggggcttaatattcacagacactagtccatgtcatgttttgatttaagtgtactgacctacttttgatttagtcatccaaaatgtggcatattccgtccgcgttaggcatttcgtttttatgactggattctacgaatcagactgtatttccgcatcccggaaattattagggcggtatgtctcagaatagtcagtgcaatttgggaaagaaatcagttaaatctgtatgtggatgtgtgtaaatattcaaatgtaatcccctttgtaatcgttaaaaatttcataagtaggctaactgtaatttaattactcattttttcttagtactgtaactaattacagttacaacaattttgtaattaaattacgtaacggtgttacatgtaactagttactccccaacactgttgttaaccatggtgacctgaaaagaaacgcatgcagccatcattgcgttgcataaaaatggcttcacaggcaaggatattgtggctactaagattgcacctcaatcaacaatttataggatcatcaagaacttcaaggaaagaggttcaattcttgtaaagaaggcttcagggcatccaagaaagtccagcaagcgccaggatcgtctcctaaagaggattcagctgcaggatcggagtgccaccagtgcagagcttgctcaggaatggcagcaggcaggtgtgagcacatctgcacactcagtgaggccaagacttctggaagatggcctggtgtcaagaagggcagcaaagaagccacttctctccaaaaaaatcatcagggacagattgatcttctgcagaaagtatagtgaatggtctgctgaggactggggcaaagtcatattctccgatgaagcccctttccgattgtttggggcatctggaaaaaggcttgtccggagaggaaaaggtgagcgctaccatcagtcctgtgtcatgccaacagtaaagcatcctgacaccattcatgtgtggggttgcttctcatccaagggagtgggctcactcacaattctgcccaaaaacacagccatgaataaagaatggtaccaaaacaccctctaacagcaacttcttccaacaatccaacaacagtttggtgaagaacaatattttccagcacgatggagcaccataaGGCAAACGTGATAACATAAGGCAAAATTtcaaccagaatgttgaaattttgggtccatggcctggaaactccccagatcttaatcccattgagaacttgtggtcaatcctcaagaggcggatggacaaacaaaaactatggaagtaaagtaatgacttatgtctttgaaacaaaaaagcatgctgaatagcactatctgaaaaaataatgcattgaattaacagtacttgcattttaatgccttgtatttccagggcttgcatctttaggtcctgaaatttaatagttgttcgtttaagctgtgaataattcaattaaaaatatttcacacactttttcataattaaaaaatcaataattcatgttcacgttccagaattcacttccaaaatattaaatcggtttaTAAaaacgatgtataatattcgacaggcaaatttcggtccattttatttcactttccaaatttgcttccacaaattcagtggttaaaattcggcagataattggccctttcacatccgggagctgcaggaatagcagtagagcacagaggcatgatctctatctactgtcagtcgctcaccagcaggtggtgcaagcggcttctgatgaagaccaaagcaacaggtggaagtaatacagttacaaaaactgatctgcagaaattaagcaagcctaggtagaagttttgattatcggggcatgtggaaaagctgattgtgcgtatgtttatttcaacctcttttctgttaccaagtaagcagcattcaaaggagattataatggtgttttaaccaacgctgaattacagaactagcattacatctaaggaagacacatattgctttcggttgtttagtttgcctaactttgtgtcatggcttgtgcgtcgctgtgctgtaatactggggatcccctcacgtcacactccaggattccccaatgacgagtaatgcttctcagtcaaataggCTAATAcggtgatataagacctcagatctcagaatacattttattgatgattatgcaaactatatagacagttaagcagatgtaaaatatgaacgaacgctcaaggtttcacgcggtttccctcagaaatctgttaaagaaaagaaaacacattacgtggctcagcgcactaacagtgacagcgattaaaagacaaaactcacatcttactgatgatgcaaactatatacagacagatgaggatatgaacgcaagttacggaacaagaaaaagtgcatgttatatatataaaataatttatttaatttatttaaaaaataattaatgaatgaataaggggccattcacatatcgcacctaataacgcgtggaaaaggctatgcgcgccgctttctccttttttccaaagcgctcgggcagaagcgctcctgaggctaagcaacaatgacgcgctctctccatgaagacgcggaaatttcagcaaaggataaatggatttgcagcacaaaaaaaatcggtTTCAGTAGCTCtgatactaaatttatttcaaaatggcaatccatatacagctatgaccagcagttccttcatcttggctgagctttcaacgtttacgggaaaggatgaagctgaatgtttagttagTCACATGACCTGCAGTgcacttgtggcattctgaaagttgagatgtttttaactcaatgtggtgcggacgcgcctggaaaaaacgggcgcgtcgcaccgcatgcgcatcgcgaccgcgtcgcttccattatgagcgcgcataccgtgtgcctacattggaaataacgaaattgagcatgcaaaagacgcgatatgtgaatgcaccctaagaactgcggtcttctacttcaaatagctatgccgtggagaatcacagaaagtgaccgaattcaagaacattgttgcggcatctctcaagcaacgaataaacaccgctaacttggagaatgcagtgaaaactcctcttctcgcgtctgccctagaccctcggcacaaacatctcaggtttctcgatgaaaacatgagagaagtaagaaaaaaacactttttttgaacattatcagaacattttccttgatgcgagtggtgcggatgcagccgccacgatgaagaagatgcaatgcccactcgttggaacaggctgagccagttcttcagcgatgattacagagagtccagccgagacgagtgggagcaGTTCTTgttggagccatgtattccatgtattccaccagatgaggatcccattcagtggtgaaacgaaaacacgaatcGCTTCACAAAccatattcgcttagcacactgttattgtgagtcccgacaacgtctgtgccgtcagatcgcgttttctccgcggccggccttattgttaacagactaaggagccaactttcccccgatcatgtatTCATGcacgtatttcttaacaagaacatgtaaaacaatagaaaaaagcaaaaaagatttgctgacagtttaaaagttaagtgtacaatataattgctgcaggctgctttaccctgtacttttatttgtttgcacgcattgctaaaggttttcagctacaaaacacaaaactacaaaaaacaaatgttgctgaaaaataacgtctgactcattaaacttaatttaaataaacgaatattcgaatattcttttaTTGTgtgctcaaatattcgaatgtgatatttgtggaaaacgcccatgcctagtaagtcagtcttgtatctagcaatgtactacaactgttggaacatgaaaaccatttccagggatctttaatatgtaaataattttatactgtaaatatatgaagggaggtattggcaaaatctcacctgtagaaaatcactatgagaaataaaagattaagaatttgactgtgttatttaaaattttaattaaaacacattggaccttttaacccagtcagtggaattgtcagacggtcccttgggtgcggtagcacgtcaataatttcttcagtttacattttcagaatatacctagattgtttttaaataatttttttatgttaatataaattggttgcatattgttaaaactaatcatggtattgatatctttgtgtgactgtcgactttatagatcagcggtaatggaaatcaattaaaaagaaaatccaggcattggattctttttgaccccatttgcttgcctgtatatagtttgcataatcatcaataacaTCTATTCTGacatctgaggtcttatatcacagtattatttgactgagaagcattactcgtcattggggaatcctggagtgtgacgtgaggggatctccagtattacagctcagcacgcaaaagccatgacacaaagttacggaaactaaacaaccgaaagcaatatgtgtcttccttagatgtaatgttagttctgtagtTCAGCGTTGgataaaacaccattataatctcctttgaattctgcttacttggtaacagcaaagaggttgaaataaacatacgcacaatcagcttttccacatgccccgataatcaaaacttctacctagcgcttgcttaatttctgcagatcagtttttgtaactgtattacttccacctgttgctttggtcttcatcagaagccgcttgcaccacctgctggtgagcgactgacagtagatagagatcatgcctctgtgctctactgctattcctgcagctcccggatgtgaaagggcgaattatctgccgaattttaaccactgaatttgtggaagcgaatttggaaagtgaaataaaatggaccgaaatttgcctgtcgaatattatacatcgtattttttaaccgatttaatattttggaagtgaattctggaacatgaatatgaattattgattttttaattatgaaaaggtgtgtgaaatattttgaattgatatatgcacagcttaaatgaacaactatataaaatttcaggacctaacaatgcaagccctgaaaattcaaggcattaaaatgcaagtactcttaatgcaataaattatctttcagttagtgctattcagcatgcttttttgtttcaaagacataagtcattattttacttccataaaaaaaacactaattctgacaagctccaagaagtgattatgaaagaatgggttgctatcagtcaggatttggcccagaagttgattgagagcatgaccagtcgaattgcagaggtcctgaaaaagaagggccgacactgcaaatactgactctttgcataaatgtcatgtaattgtaaaTGTCATAAAAGCCtatgaaacgtatgaagtgcttgtaattatatttcagtacaatacaggaacaactgaaacaaagatctaaaagcagtttagcagcaaactttttgaaaactaatatttatgtaattctcaaaacttttggccacgactgtatatatatatatatatatatatatatatatatatatagttaatttcAACACTGGGAAAATTAATAGAACAACTTTTAaggaaaatgtatgtaatttaatGACAAATGCTTTCCAAGCTGTGCTGTTGAGCAGTTTTAGGTTAGTGAGAGCAAATCCATTCAACAAAAGCTAGAGAAGATGAGGaactgcagtattttttttttttaagacatctCAAAATTTTGATACTGGGAATTATGCAACAAAAATAATCCATTGCAGGAGCTGTGCAGTGATATTGTGGAGGTGATATGTCGTATTTTAACACAAATGAAATGCCCTACTGAACTACACTGGAATGACAAATGGGTTTGTGGTGATTAATAGATTAATTTGATTTACCTCTTGATCATGACagtttatatacaacccgaatttcggaaaagttgggacgttttttaaattttaataaaatgaaaactaaaggaatttcaaatcacatgagccaatattttattcacaatagaacatagataacatagcaaatgtttaaactgagaaattttacacttttatccacttaattagctcatttaaaatttaatgcctgctacaggtctcaaaaaagttggcacgggggcaacaaatggctaaaaaagcaagcagttttgaaaagattcagctgggagaacatctagtgattaattaagttaattgatatcaggtctgtaacatgattagctataaaagctttgtcttagagaagcagagtctctcagaagtaaagatgggcagaggctctccaatctgtgaaagactgcgtaaaaaaattgtggaaaactttaaaaacaatgttcctcaacgtcaaattgcaaaggctttgcaaatctcatcatctacagtgcataacatcatcaaaagattcagagaaactggagaaatctctgtgcgtaagggacaaggccggagacctttattggatgcccgtggtcttcgggctctcagacgacactgcatcactcatcgtcatgattgtgtcaatgacattactaaatgggcccaggaatactttcagaaaccactgtcggtaaacacaatccgccgtgccatcagcagatgccaactacagctctatcatgcaaaaaggaagccatatgtgaacatggtccagaagcgccgtcgtgtcctgtgggccaaggctcatttaaaatggactatttcaaagtggaatagtgttttatggttagacgagtccaaatttgacattcttgttggaaatcatggacgccgtgtcctctgggctaaagaggagggagaccttccagcatgttatcagtgttcagttcaaaagccagcatctctgatggtatgggggtgcataagtgcatacggtatgggcagcttgcatgttttggaaggctctgtgaatgctgaaaggtatataaaggttttagagcaacatatgcttccctccaaacaacgtctatttcagggaaggccttgtttatttcagcaggacaatgcaaaaccacatactgcagctataacaacagcatggcttcgtcgtagaagagtccgggtgctaacctggcctgcctgcagtccaggtctttcacctatagagaacatttggcgcatcattaaacgaaaaatacgtcaaagacgaccacgaactcttcagcagctggaaatctatataaggcaagaatgggaccaaattccaacagcaaaactccagcaactcataacctcaatgcccagacgtcttcaaactgttttgaaaagaaaaggagatgctacaccatggtaaacatgccccgtcccaactattttgagacctgtagcagaaatcaaaattgaaatgagctcattttgtgcataaaattttaaactttctcagtttaaacatttgctatgttatctatgttctattgtgaataaaatattggctcatgtgatttgaaagtcttttagttttcattttattcaaatttaaaaaacgtcccaacttttccggaattcgggttgtagatggaAACATAACTGGAGATCTCGTGCTGCTAATTAGCTTTTAtagattatataaatatataataagagAGTGTTAAAGTTGTCATTCAGAGTTGTCAGTTTGACATGTACCCTGCAAGAAAGGCATGCTGATAAAAATGTTCCCACTCACATACTGTGCACACATTCTCATTGTACTCAAGCTCCATGAAAACCGTTTGAATGACAGAAATAAactagaaattatttttttttacacatttaatatatcaaaaatataatttatgcatatgcatattttggtatttaattaaacataaatattaccCATATATGGTAATATGGTAATATGGTAATTATAAGCAGGAATAGCGAAATTAGCTAAATAAGCAATCTGTTCTTGTGTTTGTGTCAGTGACAAACTTGCTTGTGCACTTTGTAAAATCATTAGGAGAAAATGAATTGCATTTGCTGGGTTCACACCAGGTGTGATACAGAATAAAAGCTCTTCTGTGAGTAGACCTCAGATTAGAGTGTGCTGGAAGCAGCAGCTCTATTTTAGGCCTGCCTGCATAGTTAAGTGCAGCTGTCACCAGCCAAGTGCTGGTACAAGGAATTTCGAAAGCCAGCCGAGTGAGAAGCCTGGAAGAATCATCTGTTTGCAGAAAACCGCTTGGCCTTCATGGTGTCAAGCAACAGACACAACTTCATCAATAATTTCATATGTGATAAAATAACCAAATCAAGCATGTGACATATTGATTAGACTGAATAATTTTAAACAGGCTGTAAAAAGAAAAGGCCAGCCTTGTTTTAAGAATCTCTTCACAAGAAGTGAAGATACAAGAAAAGAGAATGGCTAACATCTTGCATAGGATCTTTATTGACCATAAACGTACACAAATCacataagaaagaaaataaaataaaaagaaagacataagaaaaataaaaagatagaCAACATTTCCCTCAGAGGAATAAATTCAGCCCCAAATAATTGTCCCTGCAgtgtaaaagaataaataaaagagCACACCAGGTTCCATTTCACACAGGTTGTCACgctacaaaaagaaagaaaagacaatttaaaaaaacattataaatgattctttaaacaaacaaaaatgtcctCAAAACATaagatacagattttttttatttttatttgtatgtagtggaaaaataaatatgagaaaTATCACCAAGGATATTGTTTGTAAGAGACTGGTCATTGTCGCTACACTTACCATTCACTcaatctgatgatgatgatggtggtggtggttaTATCTTAAAGCCAAGTGCCCTCATGCATTCCTTGTGCGCTTCGATGAGATCGGTGCAGCTTTCTTCTCCCTTTTCAATTATGCTGCAATGAAGACAATAGTGTGTCATGACATCCTGCTAAAAATGTATAGGAAGGGTTTACCCaaaaatataattacagttatttattcaACCTCATACTGCTCCATTGGAACACTCAAGGAGAAACTGCTCCTGTGACAATACTACACAAGCACTTGTCTATTAGTGTACAAATAATATAAAGACTACTTTTATGGGGATGTGCATCCTTTCGAAAGTGTGAAAATCTCACTTCCTTGTTAAAGTAAAATACTAATCAGTGCAAtccttcaaaacttttttttgtgcttCACAAAATAAGTTAATGCAGGTTTGGGCAAGCACAAgaaataactatttaaataatGACTGACTTTGTAGGTATTTAAAGAGGAAGTTTACTAATAGCTCAAGGTCTTCTCACCAGGCGTCTCGTGCTTTCTTGGTCTCGGGACACGCACAGCATGGTTTGAGAGGTTTCTTCTGCTCTGTCCCCTCTAGAGCTGCTGAAGCCTCCACACTGGCTGCTGACAGGCTTGACATCTCCACTAACAAACGCTGTCCGAGGAAAAACAAAACGAGTAGGGGATATAGCATTTATAAGCTATAAACTTCCGTCTCAACGTAACATAAAGCCACCATGTTACTGGTTACATCATGTCCTCTGTCGTTCAACGTTTCGATTTAACACTAACGTTAGCTGTTACACCTCGCCTACACCTTACAAGTTGCTGTGTTTTATCGGATGTAAGACACATTTAAATCGTCaggtaattaaataaaaacatatcttTAACAAACTTGTACTCACTCTTAATGAAGTAGAGAGTGGTGTGCTCACGTGTGTCC
The genomic region above belongs to Carassius carassius chromosome 11, fCarCar2.1, whole genome shotgun sequence and contains:
- the LOC132152425 gene encoding cytochrome c oxidase copper chaperone-like, yielding MSSLSAASVEASAALEGTEQKKPLKPCCACPETKKARDACIIEKGEESCTDLIEAHKECMRALGFKI